One part of the Rutidosis leptorrhynchoides isolate AG116_Rl617_1_P2 chromosome 1, CSIRO_AGI_Rlap_v1, whole genome shotgun sequence genome encodes these proteins:
- the LOC139842128 gene encoding F-box/kelch-repeat protein At3g06240-like: MEALELAPEISTSLPSEIIIEILYRLPAKSVGRFRCVSKDWLSLLSSQQFIKTHQNKSNQYHLIFVSNPFISVPHINNNNNNNTYSRFCNSHYSIPFHNLQTTLPSKILSESHVSDLSFRGSWNGLMLLFGFYSTLGYDKLVIFNPTTKETMRLPHFPYDLAYKNLMCGLGYDSLTDDYKVVTIYNHKNDNSTHLRLYSLRTNTWARLSDYPYTYYEWMQLSDVCVIGFLHWVAKRGSIIQAIVAFSLTDEKFSEVPLPNDLDITFDDNCKLYVLGGKLGIFLKSRGEVWLMNEYGVKESWTKIILNGFSNVLYRPMIFYLNGRILLVGCNLVFI; the protein is encoded by the coding sequence atGGAAGCCCTAGAACTGGCGCCTGAAATCAGCACAAGTCTTCCATCAGAAATCATCATCGAAATCCTATACCGTCTTCCAGCTAAATCTGTTGGCCGTTTTAGGTGTGTTTCGAAGGATTGGCTATCTCTACTTTCATCTCAACAGTTCATCAAAACCCATCAAAATAAAAGCAACCAATACCACCTCATATTTGTCTCGAACCCTTTTATCTCTGTTCcacatatcaacaacaacaacaacaacaatacttaTTCCCGTTTCTGCAATTCACATTATTCAATCCCATTTCATAATCTTCAAACAACATTACCCTCCAAGATTCTTTCAGAATCACATGTTTCTGACCTTTCATTCCGTGGTTCTTGGAATGGCCTCATGTTGCTGTTTGGGTTCTACTCTACTTTAGGCTACGATAAGTTGGTGATTTTTAACCCAACCACTAAAGAGACCATGCGATTGCCACATTTCCCATATGATTTAGCATATAAAAACTTAATGTGTGGATTAGGTTATGATTCGTTAACTGATGATTACAAGGTTGTTACCATCTATAACCACAAGAATGACAATAGCACACATCTCCGTCTTTATAGCCTTAGAACAAACACTTGGGCACGATTGAGTGATTATCCTTATACTTATTACGAGTGGATGCAATTGTCAGATGTTTGTGTTATCGGGTTTCTACATTGGGTAGCTAAAAGGGGTTCGATTATACAGGCAATCGTTGCTTTTAGCTTAACAGATGAGAAATTCAGTGAAGTGCCATTACCTAATGATTTGGATATTACATTTGATGATAATTGTAAACTTTATGTTCTTGGTGGGAAGCTTGGTATATTCTTGAAATCGAGAGGTGAGGTTTGGTTGATGAATGAATATGGGGTGAAAGAATCTTGGACTAAGATCATACTAAATGGGTTCAGCAATGTGTTATATCGACCAATGATTTTTTATTTGAATGGCCGAATTCTGCTAGTAGGCTGCAATCTAGTGTTCATATAG